One Equus caballus isolate H_3958 breed thoroughbred chromosome 14, TB-T2T, whole genome shotgun sequence DNA segment encodes these proteins:
- the LOC138917410 gene encoding spermatogenesis-associated protein 31D4-like isoform X2 has product MRQGRAKRRRKGGTSSGWRNYQRETEEKRRLISILKRPLGRPLDTTRIRQLLCPDPSCEVCNSTTAEINRLLFLEDLEDDTASVSSMASTASGTESSFTLSSAFSEVPPGDLTPSPPPDPSPPPPSVLSPNPMTPLADFLSPSPPGHSMPPEPIPPLESKFPADHSPPQPIALPPLPPHDTQATGPILQPEATLSLNTIFSLDRTLSQDINPLPNLPQIMNPSDSLACHHAPPSLSVSPPTDHPLTVTQSKSVSILLKSVPENSSPDSPGGLSTYVPTIRGTDHSSLSISELSWWQACAKDLFLAPSTLAPRDFNREFLALHSPESSLERHPTANLIEPGNLSFLSPHVLALLERQVRKRSDFLMWKEKEKEKGSFPKQLRPGHQLNPSGKMSESNADECDSAFSLPFWSSAGKPKELHMHEQPPYPKILEDHLQEKCMQLFWGLPSLHSESLPSAIRDSRDCTTIFLFNTISNASMGQESPVPLHRPPPSLPEIQPQPLPQTLPQSQPLPLTQVKSQAHLKSPLPILPSGPLPQIRICGVCYHRPPDESESLTSSEIQQLEWKVLQKQQESLWGSPSVVQRSQEEFCSSAPNFPYHQASQAHASISTLPVEFPLSDELRKKLEHHLRKRLIQHRWGLPRRICECLSLMMPPRDFSEIAKSESNRGLSRISVNKDLNVGLSQSKSFHERGSELLQVEKEMGKDQGHSPENGPKAHLLSDPESSSDKDPAYDSEKDLNSHMASLSGKASRALEESLDQKQLENVLKAHLSKKFEEISEARLPGTVRSSWHASKQTLLLSDKPRTQITQRSLPPSVGGDSSLNTFQELCFIDSSAQQMMETHIKSFRMRMEWGLPCRVLESIQAFKLEDAASQSLPYFYWPPSNNPTLEVDSKSEGFEPHRGSSKSVLQEKAETTNSALVLDRHCPATSPMGREGQGVPRQSPSGINQEIAEVVQRSKGARQTHLPVTCGITGKTSQKFTQLGNRCPPELPARQAGAKPETKDERVSSSDRREGRQDKKMKSEPFSMYNTARDIFRAKELNALQSKTGSVLTTSKPGSSQMIRENHSKTEITGTIESPAPKRQVPQDPKSSDLKEHLFGELKSKLEKRNQSQVQGQDTDRSPASESLTYKASLTHAHGVSSGDMGASQVLRVHLEDSGISRQQRQEPWVPKKDLKRSEDKKFPPATMRLSPPGPNKEELGGGDAGLGTSQPTRKSFPTQITASEETLGSKSSQTSSQKAQPPPESLFRKKLNDIFQWLRPGTKGKKQDHPPEKGRPISSAQSRGLVKGRAAVTGTTTAQKTRTVPGKFPVEKLGQRCATEVTRPQEPLPSLRKFVKTEKKAEEQAQAEPVQGHPSNYRAPSCKVPKAKSCHQEVVFAGQNYPTCSRRIRDHNRHPQKVVALKDQLLDQKRPLSVPRREHVPHPSSTCRRQAGPGASSCSHHC; this is encoded by the exons atg cgtcagggcagagccaagaggagaagaaaaggtggaacatcaagtg gttggagaaactaccagagggaaacagaggagaaaaggaggctaatttctattctgaaaag gcccctaggccggcctctcgataccacccgcattcgtcaactattatgcccagacccctcctgtgaggtgtgtaatagcacaactgctgaaatcaatcggctgctgttcctggaggacctggaagatgatactgcctctgtgtcctctatggcttccacagcttctgggactgagtcatcattcactctgtcctctgccttctcagaagtccctccaggagacctaacaccatcccctccacctgacccttccccaccgcccccctccgttctctcacctaacccaatgacaccgttagctgactttctttcaccctcaccaccgggtcactctatgccaccagagcctattcctcccttggagtccaaattcccagcagaccattccccaccccaacccattgcccttccccctctcccaccacatgacacccaggcaacgggtcctattctccaaccagaggccactctgtctctgaatacgatcttctctcttgaccgcaccctttcccaagatattaaccccttaccaaatttgccccagataatgaatcccagtgactcactggcttgtcatcacgcaccaccaagcctgtctgtctcaccaccgacagaccaccctttaactgtgactcaatctaaatcggtttccatcttattgaagtctgttccagagaactcatctccagatagccctggtgggttgtccacttatgtcccaacaatcagaggcactgaccattcaagcctgtcaatttcagaattatcctggtggcaagcttgtgccaaagacttgttcttagcaccttccaccttggcaccacgTGATTTTAATCGtgagtttcttgccctccattctccagagtcctctctggagagacaccctacagctaaccttatagagcctggtaacctctcatttctcagccctcatgtcctggcactcctggagagacaagtccgaaagaggagtgatttcctgatgtggaaggaaaaggagaaggagaagggctcttttccaaaacaacttaggccaggccaccaactaaatccttcggggaaaatgtcagagtcaaatgctgatgagtgtgactcagcattctcccttcctttctggagcagtgcaggcaaaccaaaggagctgcacatgcatgagcagcccccatatcctaaaatcttggaggaccatttacaggaaaaatgtatgcagctcttctggggtctcccatctctgcacagcgagtccttgccctctgctatccgtgactcacgtgactgcaccacaatcttccttttcaataccatctcaaatgcctccatgggccaagaatccccagtacctctccatcgcccacctccatccttgcctgagatccagccccaacccttgcctcaaaccctgccccaatcccagcccctacctctcactcaggtcaagtcccaggcccaccttaaatccccactcccaatcctaccatctggtcctctaccccagataaggatctgtggagtgtgttaCCATAGACCCccggatgaatcagagtctctcacctcatctgaaattcaacaactggaatggaaagtgttgcagaagcaacaggaaagtttgtggggttccccctctgtagtccaaagatctcaggaagaattttgttcttcagctcccaactttccttaccatcaggcctcccaggcccatgcctccatctccacccttcccgtagagtttcctctcagtgatgagctgaggaagaaactggaacatcaccttcgaaagaggctcatccaacaccggtggggcctgccccgcaggatctgtgagtgtctgtcactgatgatgcctccaagagatttctcagagatagctaagtcagaaagcaatcgtggactctcacggatctcggtgaacaaagatctaaatgttggattgagccaatccaaaagcttccatgagaggggttcagaactgcttcaggtagagaaggagatggggaaggatcaggggcatagcccagagaacggcccaaaagctcatctgttgagtgacccagagagctcttcagataaggatccggcatatgactctgagaaagacctaaatagtcacatggcaagtctgtcagggaaagcttcaagggccttggaggaaagtctagatcagaaacaacttgaaaatgtcctgaaagcacatttgagcaagaagtttgaggaaatcagtgaggctcggctccctgggacggtgcgcagttcatggcatgctagcaagcagacattgctgctttctgacaaaccccgcacccaaataactcagaggagtttgccaccttcagtgggtggggactcctccctgaataccttccaggagctttgcttcattgattccagtgcacaacagatgatggaaacccatattaaaagtttccgtatgaggatggagtggggcctgccctgcagggtccttgaatccatacaggcgtttaaattggaagatgctgcatcccagtccttgccctatttctactggcccccctcaaataacccaactttggaagtcgactccaaatccgagggcttcgagccccacagaggaagctctaaatctgttcttcaagaaaaagcggaaacaacaaattcagccctggtcctggatcgtcaTTGCCCTGCTACATCACctatgggcagggaaggacaaggggtgccgagacaatcaccctctggtatcaaccaagagattgcagaggttgttcagaggagtaagggtgccaggcagactcatctgcctgtcacatgtggcatcacaggcaaaacgagtcagaaatttactcaactaggcaacagatgccccccagagctgcctgcaaggcaagctggtgccaaacctgagacaaaagatgagagagtgagttccagtgatagaagagaagggcgacaggacaaaaagatgaagtcggaacccttttccatgtacaacacggccagggacatattcagggccaaggagctcaatgctctgcagtcaaaaactggtagtgtgttgacaaccagcaagccaggaagctcccaaatgatacgtgagaatcacagtaaaacagaaattactgggaccattgaaagccctgcaccaaaaagacaagttccccaagacccaaagtcatcggatcttaaggaacatctgtttggggaattaaagtcaaaactagagaagaggaatcagagccaggtccaaggccaagacactgacaggtcccctgcctcagagagcttgacttacaaggcctcactgactcatgcccacggtgtctccagtggggacatgggagcttcccaggtgctgcgtgtccatctggaggacagtgggatcagcaggcagcagcggcaggagccttgggtccctaagaaagacctaaagaggtccgaggataagaaattcccaccagctacaatgagactgagccctccgggccccaacaaagaagagcttggtggaggggatgcagggttggggacatcccaacctacaagaaagagtttccctactcagatcacagcatcagaggagacgcttgggagcaagtcttcccagacctcatcacagaaggcacagcctcctcctgaaagtctgttcagaaaaaagctgaacgacatttttcaatggcttcgtcctgggacaaaaggcaaaaagcaagaccATCCCCCGGAAAAGGGccgccccatatcatctgcacagagcagaggcctggttaaagggagagctgccgttactgggaccaccacggctcagaagaccaggacggtccctgggaagttcccagtggagaaactggggcagcggtgtgcaacagaggtcacccgccctcaagagccccttccttccctgaggaagtttgtgaaaactgagaagaaggcagaagagcaggcccaggcagagcccgtccaggggcatccttccaactacagggctccctcctgtaaagtgccaaaggccaagtcctgccaccaagaagttgtctttgctggccagaattatcctacatgttctagacggatcagagaccacaacagacaccctcagaaagtcgtGGCGcttaaagatcagctattggatcagaagcgtcccttatctgtgccccgcagggagcatgtgccccatccaagctccacctgcaggcgtcaagccggcccaggggcctccagctgttctcaccactgctaa
- the LOC138917410 gene encoding spermatogenesis-associated protein 31D4-like isoform X1 yields the protein MEFSQWNVLSFLNSHMELFLSICSTFLDSDYNLSIVCGLWLLLLFLCFLVEIPSLPTLWKTKIYQKRQGRAKRRRKGGTSSGWRNYQRETEEKRRLISILKRPLGRPLDTTRIRQLLCPDPSCEVCNSTTAEINRLLFLEDLEDDTASVSSMASTASGTESSFTLSSAFSEVPPGDLTPSPPPDPSPPPPSVLSPNPMTPLADFLSPSPPGHSMPPEPIPPLESKFPADHSPPQPIALPPLPPHDTQATGPILQPEATLSLNTIFSLDRTLSQDINPLPNLPQIMNPSDSLACHHAPPSLSVSPPTDHPLTVTQSKSVSILLKSVPENSSPDSPGGLSTYVPTIRGTDHSSLSISELSWWQACAKDLFLAPSTLAPRDFNREFLALHSPESSLERHPTANLIEPGNLSFLSPHVLALLERQVRKRSDFLMWKEKEKEKGSFPKQLRPGHQLNPSGKMSESNADECDSAFSLPFWSSAGKPKELHMHEQPPYPKILEDHLQEKCMQLFWGLPSLHSESLPSAIRDSRDCTTIFLFNTISNASMGQESPVPLHRPPPSLPEIQPQPLPQTLPQSQPLPLTQVKSQAHLKSPLPILPSGPLPQIRICGVCYHRPPDESESLTSSEIQQLEWKVLQKQQESLWGSPSVVQRSQEEFCSSAPNFPYHQASQAHASISTLPVEFPLSDELRKKLEHHLRKRLIQHRWGLPRRICECLSLMMPPRDFSEIAKSESNRGLSRISVNKDLNVGLSQSKSFHERGSELLQVEKEMGKDQGHSPENGPKAHLLSDPESSSDKDPAYDSEKDLNSHMASLSGKASRALEESLDQKQLENVLKAHLSKKFEEISEARLPGTVRSSWHASKQTLLLSDKPRTQITQRSLPPSVGGDSSLNTFQELCFIDSSAQQMMETHIKSFRMRMEWGLPCRVLESIQAFKLEDAASQSLPYFYWPPSNNPTLEVDSKSEGFEPHRGSSKSVLQEKAETTNSALVLDRHCPATSPMGREGQGVPRQSPSGINQEIAEVVQRSKGARQTHLPVTCGITGKTSQKFTQLGNRCPPELPARQAGAKPETKDERVSSSDRREGRQDKKMKSEPFSMYNTARDIFRAKELNALQSKTGSVLTTSKPGSSQMIRENHSKTEITGTIESPAPKRQVPQDPKSSDLKEHLFGELKSKLEKRNQSQVQGQDTDRSPASESLTYKASLTHAHGVSSGDMGASQVLRVHLEDSGISRQQRQEPWVPKKDLKRSEDKKFPPATMRLSPPGPNKEELGGGDAGLGTSQPTRKSFPTQITASEETLGSKSSQTSSQKAQPPPESLFRKKLNDIFQWLRPGTKGKKQDHPPEKGRPISSAQSRGLVKGRAAVTGTTTAQKTRTVPGKFPVEKLGQRCATEVTRPQEPLPSLRKFVKTEKKAEEQAQAEPVQGHPSNYRAPSCKVPKAKSCHQEVVFAGQNYPTCSRRIRDHNRHPQKVVALKDQLLDQKRPLSVPRREHVPHPSSTCRRQAGPGASSCSHHC from the exons atggagttcagtcaatggaatgttctctcatttctgaatagccatatggagttgtttttgagcatctgctcaacattcttagatagtgactATAACCTCAgcatcgtgtgtgggttgtggctgcttcttctgttcctgtgcttcctggtggagattccatctttaccaaccttgtggaaaaccaaaatctaccaaaag cgtcagggcagagccaagaggagaagaaaaggtggaacatcaagtg gttggagaaactaccagagggaaacagaggagaaaaggaggctaatttctattctgaaaag gcccctaggccggcctctcgataccacccgcattcgtcaactattatgcccagacccctcctgtgaggtgtgtaatagcacaactgctgaaatcaatcggctgctgttcctggaggacctggaagatgatactgcctctgtgtcctctatggcttccacagcttctgggactgagtcatcattcactctgtcctctgccttctcagaagtccctccaggagacctaacaccatcccctccacctgacccttccccaccgcccccctccgttctctcacctaacccaatgacaccgttagctgactttctttcaccctcaccaccgggtcactctatgccaccagagcctattcctcccttggagtccaaattcccagcagaccattccccaccccaacccattgcccttccccctctcccaccacatgacacccaggcaacgggtcctattctccaaccagaggccactctgtctctgaatacgatcttctctcttgaccgcaccctttcccaagatattaaccccttaccaaatttgccccagataatgaatcccagtgactcactggcttgtcatcacgcaccaccaagcctgtctgtctcaccaccgacagaccaccctttaactgtgactcaatctaaatcggtttccatcttattgaagtctgttccagagaactcatctccagatagccctggtgggttgtccacttatgtcccaacaatcagaggcactgaccattcaagcctgtcaatttcagaattatcctggtggcaagcttgtgccaaagacttgttcttagcaccttccaccttggcaccacgTGATTTTAATCGtgagtttcttgccctccattctccagagtcctctctggagagacaccctacagctaaccttatagagcctggtaacctctcatttctcagccctcatgtcctggcactcctggagagacaagtccgaaagaggagtgatttcctgatgtggaaggaaaaggagaaggagaagggctcttttccaaaacaacttaggccaggccaccaactaaatccttcggggaaaatgtcagagtcaaatgctgatgagtgtgactcagcattctcccttcctttctggagcagtgcaggcaaaccaaaggagctgcacatgcatgagcagcccccatatcctaaaatcttggaggaccatttacaggaaaaatgtatgcagctcttctggggtctcccatctctgcacagcgagtccttgccctctgctatccgtgactcacgtgactgcaccacaatcttccttttcaataccatctcaaatgcctccatgggccaagaatccccagtacctctccatcgcccacctccatccttgcctgagatccagccccaacccttgcctcaaaccctgccccaatcccagcccctacctctcactcaggtcaagtcccaggcccaccttaaatccccactcccaatcctaccatctggtcctctaccccagataaggatctgtggagtgtgttaCCATAGACCCccggatgaatcagagtctctcacctcatctgaaattcaacaactggaatggaaagtgttgcagaagcaacaggaaagtttgtggggttccccctctgtagtccaaagatctcaggaagaattttgttcttcagctcccaactttccttaccatcaggcctcccaggcccatgcctccatctccacccttcccgtagagtttcctctcagtgatgagctgaggaagaaactggaacatcaccttcgaaagaggctcatccaacaccggtggggcctgccccgcaggatctgtgagtgtctgtcactgatgatgcctccaagagatttctcagagatagctaagtcagaaagcaatcgtggactctcacggatctcggtgaacaaagatctaaatgttggattgagccaatccaaaagcttccatgagaggggttcagaactgcttcaggtagagaaggagatggggaaggatcaggggcatagcccagagaacggcccaaaagctcatctgttgagtgacccagagagctcttcagataaggatccggcatatgactctgagaaagacctaaatagtcacatggcaagtctgtcagggaaagcttcaagggccttggaggaaagtctagatcagaaacaacttgaaaatgtcctgaaagcacatttgagcaagaagtttgaggaaatcagtgaggctcggctccctgggacggtgcgcagttcatggcatgctagcaagcagacattgctgctttctgacaaaccccgcacccaaataactcagaggagtttgccaccttcagtgggtggggactcctccctgaataccttccaggagctttgcttcattgattccagtgcacaacagatgatggaaacccatattaaaagtttccgtatgaggatggagtggggcctgccctgcagggtccttgaatccatacaggcgtttaaattggaagatgctgcatcccagtccttgccctatttctactggcccccctcaaataacccaactttggaagtcgactccaaatccgagggcttcgagccccacagaggaagctctaaatctgttcttcaagaaaaagcggaaacaacaaattcagccctggtcctggatcgtcaTTGCCCTGCTACATCACctatgggcagggaaggacaaggggtgccgagacaatcaccctctggtatcaaccaagagattgcagaggttgttcagaggagtaagggtgccaggcagactcatctgcctgtcacatgtggcatcacaggcaaaacgagtcagaaatttactcaactaggcaacagatgccccccagagctgcctgcaaggcaagctggtgccaaacctgagacaaaagatgagagagtgagttccagtgatagaagagaagggcgacaggacaaaaagatgaagtcggaacccttttccatgtacaacacggccagggacatattcagggccaaggagctcaatgctctgcagtcaaaaactggtagtgtgttgacaaccagcaagccaggaagctcccaaatgatacgtgagaatcacagtaaaacagaaattactgggaccattgaaagccctgcaccaaaaagacaagttccccaagacccaaagtcatcggatcttaaggaacatctgtttggggaattaaagtcaaaactagagaagaggaatcagagccaggtccaaggccaagacactgacaggtcccctgcctcagagagcttgacttacaaggcctcactgactcatgcccacggtgtctccagtggggacatgggagcttcccaggtgctgcgtgtccatctggaggacagtgggatcagcaggcagcagcggcaggagccttgggtccctaagaaagacctaaagaggtccgaggataagaaattcccaccagctacaatgagactgagccctccgggccccaacaaagaagagcttggtggaggggatgcagggttggggacatcccaacctacaagaaagagtttccctactcagatcacagcatcagaggagacgcttgggagcaagtcttcccagacctcatcacagaaggcacagcctcctcctgaaagtctgttcagaaaaaagctgaacgacatttttcaatggcttcgtcctgggacaaaaggcaaaaagcaagaccATCCCCCGGAAAAGGGccgccccatatcatctgcacagagcagaggcctggttaaagggagagctgccgttactgggaccaccacggctcagaagaccaggacggtccctgggaagttcccagtggagaaactggggcagcggtgtgcaacagaggtcacccgccctcaagagccccttccttccctgaggaagtttgtgaaaactgagaagaaggcagaagagcaggcccaggcagagcccgtccaggggcatccttccaactacagggctccctcctgtaaagtgccaaaggccaagtcctgccaccaagaagttgtctttgctggccagaattatcctacatgttctagacggatcagagaccacaacagacaccctcagaaagtcgtGGCGcttaaagatcagctattggatcagaagcgtcccttatctgtgccccgcagggagcatgtgccccatccaagctccacctgcaggcgtcaagccggcccaggggcctccagctgttctcaccactgctaa